Proteins encoded together in one Rossellomorea sp. y25 window:
- a CDS encoding ketopantoate reductase family protein, whose amino-acid sequence MRILVVGAGAVGGYFGGRLVEKGEDVTFLVRERREQQLKEHGLLIESVHGDFHCEPKTLRSEEKAEPFDAIILSTKAYHLKGAIESIHSFVGENTMILPLLNGMSHVGDLIEAFGEERVIGGLCFVESTLDETGKVIQSSPIHDLVFGERSGERTDRIVKLDEAFSGTKANFRLSDTIEQDMWHKYLFITTLSGVTSLFRAPIGPIREIGEGADRIKGVLYEAAAVMRSLKAPLAEKIEEAQYDKINQMGYSMKSSLQRDMEKNLSVEADHLYGYLLKAAEAQGIEARELRLIYGNLKIYETASK is encoded by the coding sequence ATGAGAATACTAGTTGTTGGTGCAGGTGCCGTTGGTGGCTACTTCGGAGGTAGATTGGTAGAAAAGGGTGAGGATGTTACGTTTCTCGTCCGTGAGCGAAGAGAGCAGCAGCTGAAAGAGCATGGATTGCTTATTGAAAGTGTACATGGTGATTTTCACTGCGAGCCGAAAACGCTGAGATCAGAAGAAAAAGCAGAGCCCTTTGACGCCATTATCCTTTCAACCAAGGCTTATCATCTCAAGGGAGCTATCGAGAGTATTCACTCCTTTGTAGGTGAAAATACGATGATCCTTCCACTTTTAAACGGGATGTCACACGTAGGCGACCTTATAGAAGCATTCGGGGAAGAAAGAGTGATTGGCGGTTTATGCTTTGTGGAGTCGACGCTTGATGAAACAGGGAAGGTCATTCAATCGAGTCCCATTCATGATCTCGTTTTTGGAGAAAGAAGTGGTGAGCGAACGGATAGAATTGTGAAGCTAGATGAGGCCTTTTCAGGAACGAAGGCAAACTTTCGATTATCCGACACCATCGAACAGGATATGTGGCATAAGTATTTATTTATCACCACTCTTTCAGGTGTAACATCCTTATTCCGGGCACCGATTGGACCGATTCGGGAAATAGGTGAGGGTGCAGATAGGATCAAAGGAGTCCTTTATGAAGCCGCAGCGGTTATGAGAAGCTTGAAAGCACCACTTGCTGAGAAAATAGAAGAAGCTCAATACGATAAAATCAATCAAATGGGCTACAGTATGAAATCATCCTTACAGCGGGATATGGAAAAAAATCTCTCCGTAGAAGCGGATCATTTATACGGATATTTATTGAAGGCTGCTGAAGCACAGGGGATTGAAGCAAGAGAGTTGCGTTTGATTTATGGGAATTTGAAGATTTATGAGACAGCGAGTAAATAA
- a CDS encoding biotin transporter BioY, with protein MEMGKTREMVLCGLFAALMAVGANVSPFLMIGGVPVTLQLVFAIIAGGVLGSRVGAKAMTVYLALGLVGAPVFAQFKGGPSSLFSPTFGFILSFIVVAFAVGIVLERKRTFGGYLIAGILALLLNYIIGTNFMYLALTFWAEAPDGFSYTVAWGWMVAYLPLDVVVTVVSMVVLQRLYKVVPSRNMSPSFHK; from the coding sequence ATGGAAATGGGAAAAACTAGAGAGATGGTCTTATGTGGTCTTTTTGCGGCATTAATGGCAGTAGGAGCGAATGTGTCTCCGTTTTTAATGATCGGAGGAGTTCCGGTCACCCTTCAATTGGTGTTTGCCATCATTGCCGGAGGAGTGCTTGGAAGCCGCGTGGGCGCGAAGGCGATGACGGTTTATTTAGCTCTGGGATTAGTAGGGGCACCGGTGTTTGCACAATTTAAAGGAGGACCTTCAAGTTTATTCAGTCCTACCTTTGGATTTATTCTATCCTTTATCGTGGTTGCGTTCGCCGTGGGAATCGTTTTGGAAAGGAAGCGTACATTTGGAGGATATCTCATTGCAGGAATCCTCGCCCTATTGTTAAATTACATAATCGGAACGAATTTCATGTACCTTGCCCTAACATTTTGGGCAGAAGCACCGGACGGATTCAGTTACACGGTTGCCTGGGGATGGATGGTTGCGTATCTGCCGCTGGACGTAGTAGTCACGGTTGTTTCCATGGTGGTTCTTCAGCGATTATATAAGGTGGTCCCGTCGAGGAATATGAGTCCTTCTTTTCATAAATAA
- the bioD gene encoding dethiobiotin synthase, producing MMKGFFITGTDTDIGKTITTGLLTKYFLEKGIDAFPYKPVQSGAVLKKGRLVAPDTEFYEEVTNRSFGKDANTYVLKTPSSPHLAAAIDGVSIELKPILEQVEKLQGIHELLLIEGAGGLIVPLNEEATILDLIERVSLPVILVARAGLGTINHTVLSVMALKQRSIKIAGIILNQTSIDEMEEIERDNKRMIETLTGVKVIGVLPNISQDSFETVDVAELFKNWKLEESEEDIQSESITAY from the coding sequence ATGATGAAAGGGTTTTTCATCACCGGCACAGATACGGATATCGGAAAAACGATAACAACTGGATTGTTAACAAAGTACTTCTTGGAAAAGGGCATTGATGCGTTCCCCTATAAGCCCGTACAAAGTGGAGCTGTCTTGAAAAAAGGTAGACTAGTAGCCCCTGATACTGAATTTTATGAAGAGGTCACCAATCGTTCTTTTGGAAAAGATGCGAATACATATGTATTAAAAACGCCAAGCTCTCCTCATCTGGCAGCTGCAATAGACGGTGTTTCGATTGAATTGAAGCCAATTTTAGAACAAGTGGAGAAGTTACAAGGCATTCACGAACTTTTACTGATTGAAGGAGCGGGAGGACTGATTGTCCCGTTAAACGAAGAAGCAACCATTCTTGATTTAATCGAACGAGTGTCACTGCCTGTCATTCTTGTCGCGCGGGCTGGACTTGGCACAATTAATCATACGGTACTATCTGTGATGGCATTGAAACAGCGGAGTATTAAAATCGCAGGCATCATCCTGAATCAGACATCCATAGATGAAATGGAGGAGATCGAGCGGGACAACAAACGAATGATTGAAACATTAACCGGTGTAAAGGTAATCGGTGTACTGCCAAACATATCACAGGATTCTTTTGAAACTGTCGATGTAGCGGAATTATTCAAGAATTGGAAACTAGAAGAGTCAGAGGAGGATATACAGAGTGAATCAATTACAGCTTATTGA
- the bioA gene encoding adenosylmethionine--8-amino-7-oxononanoate transaminase, translating into MWLPFTQMKDYDENPLVIESGEGVYLRDICGNEYLDGYSSLWLNVHGHRNEEINQAIKDQLDKIAHSTLLGATNVPSILLAEKLVQLSPERLARVFYSDSGATSVEIAIKMAYQYWQNKGKPEKQKFITLQNAYHGDTVGAISVGKVDIFHRVYKSLMFESLVAPFPDVVHHPDLVDEEEIRDRALEELEGILKENHHEIAGMTVESLIQGAGGMNIMPKGYFKGVEKLCRKYEVLLIVDEVATGFGRTGKMFAVEHEQVQPDIMTVAKGITGGYLPIAATLTTEAIYEAFYDDYTSLKTFFHGHSYTGNQLGCAAALANLEIYERENLIEKVQEKAGIIETLLVPLKDHPHVSSIRQLGMICGIELVQDKASKEPFLWEDRVGYRTTIKMRELGMLTRPIGDTIVFMPPLATTEEELEKMVRIMEEAICITTKKAVGV; encoded by the coding sequence ATGTGGCTTCCGTTTACACAGATGAAAGATTATGATGAGAACCCGTTGGTGATTGAAAGCGGGGAAGGGGTTTATCTTCGGGACATCTGCGGGAACGAATATCTTGATGGTTATTCTTCCCTTTGGCTAAATGTCCATGGCCATCGCAATGAGGAAATCAATCAAGCGATTAAGGATCAGCTCGATAAAATCGCTCACTCTACTCTTCTCGGTGCCACCAATGTTCCATCAATTTTGTTAGCCGAGAAGCTGGTCCAACTTTCCCCGGAGAGATTAGCGAGAGTCTTCTACTCAGACAGCGGTGCAACCTCTGTTGAGATTGCCATTAAAATGGCTTATCAATACTGGCAAAATAAAGGGAAACCGGAAAAGCAGAAGTTTATCACTCTCCAAAATGCGTACCATGGAGATACAGTCGGTGCGATCAGCGTCGGGAAGGTGGACATTTTTCACAGAGTCTACAAATCCCTTATGTTTGAATCACTCGTTGCTCCGTTCCCGGACGTCGTTCATCATCCAGATTTAGTAGATGAGGAAGAGATTCGAGATCGTGCACTCGAAGAGCTGGAAGGTATTTTGAAAGAGAACCACCATGAGATTGCCGGGATGACAGTGGAGTCGTTGATACAGGGTGCTGGTGGTATGAATATTATGCCGAAGGGCTACTTTAAAGGCGTCGAAAAGCTTTGCCGGAAATATGAGGTGCTTCTCATTGTCGATGAAGTGGCAACAGGCTTCGGCCGTACAGGAAAAATGTTCGCTGTCGAGCATGAACAGGTCCAGCCGGACATCATGACTGTGGCAAAAGGGATCACCGGAGGATACCTCCCGATTGCAGCAACCCTTACCACAGAAGCAATCTATGAAGCTTTCTATGATGATTACACGTCATTGAAAACCTTCTTCCACGGCCATTCCTATACAGGGAATCAGCTCGGCTGTGCTGCGGCATTGGCGAATCTGGAGATCTATGAAAGAGAAAATCTGATTGAAAAAGTTCAAGAGAAAGCGGGAATCATTGAAACCTTATTAGTTCCATTAAAGGACCATCCCCATGTAAGCAGCATTAGACAGCTAGGGATGATCTGCGGCATTGAGTTGGTACAGGATAAAGCCAGTAAAGAGCCGTTCCTATGGGAAGACAGAGTCGGCTACCGTACCACCATAAAGATGCGTGAACTGGGCATGCTGACCCGGCCGATCGGAGACACCATCGTCTTCATGCCACCACTCGCCACAACCGAAGAAGAGCTCGAGAAAATGGTACGAATTATGGAAGAAGCAATATGCATCACAACGAAGAAAGCAGTTGGGGTTTAG
- a CDS encoding (Fe-S)-binding protein, whose translation MTTLLEKQKIQQEFKDRMDEDELLNCMRCGFCLPSCPTYIESGFKESHSPRGRIALMKAVVDGVIEPDEEVERTLDLCLGCRACEPVCPSGVNYGHLLEEARDIINQNKKHSLPVRVLRRTVFEGLFPHPDRMRMVTNLLGIYQRSGLQKAVHTTGVMKLFPESMATMERVLPQVPKLKDMKERPTSLSSIGDVRKKVAFFSGCLMDTMFLETNNATTKLLQLAGCDIVIPKTQTCCGALHGHSGEKDSAKDLAKRNIAAFEESGVDYIITNAGGCGAFLVDYDHLLKDDPDWKDRAVQFKNKIKDISSILVELEFHKKKLNVSPQRITYQDSCHLRNVQRTFVEPRLLLQSVEGADYVEMKQADHCCGSAGIYNIVESEMSMKILDHKMDNVEQTQATTIITSNPGCLLQMKLGIEREGLSNKMRAIHIVDFLLEAIQ comes from the coding sequence ATGACAACCCTTTTAGAAAAACAAAAGATACAGCAGGAATTTAAAGACCGAATGGATGAAGATGAATTATTGAATTGCATGAGATGCGGATTCTGTCTCCCTTCCTGTCCTACGTATATAGAATCAGGATTTAAAGAATCCCATTCACCGCGCGGTCGAATCGCCTTAATGAAGGCAGTGGTGGATGGCGTCATCGAACCCGATGAAGAAGTTGAACGAACATTGGATCTATGCTTAGGCTGCAGAGCCTGTGAACCCGTTTGTCCTTCCGGAGTGAACTACGGTCACCTTTTAGAAGAAGCACGCGATATCATCAATCAAAATAAAAAGCACTCCCTTCCTGTACGGGTTCTTAGAAGAACCGTTTTTGAAGGATTATTCCCACACCCGGACAGAATGAGAATGGTCACGAACCTTCTCGGAATCTACCAACGCTCAGGACTGCAGAAGGCGGTACACACTACGGGTGTTATGAAACTATTTCCGGAAAGCATGGCGACAATGGAGCGCGTACTTCCTCAAGTTCCAAAGCTGAAAGACATGAAGGAGCGCCCAACGTCTCTTTCCTCGATTGGGGACGTTCGTAAAAAAGTCGCTTTCTTCTCTGGCTGTTTAATGGATACGATGTTTCTGGAAACAAATAATGCCACTACGAAACTATTGCAGCTGGCAGGCTGTGACATCGTGATTCCAAAAACGCAAACCTGCTGCGGAGCCTTGCATGGCCATAGCGGTGAAAAGGACTCGGCAAAGGATTTGGCAAAGCGAAACATTGCCGCATTTGAAGAATCAGGAGTCGATTACATTATCACCAATGCCGGAGGATGCGGAGCCTTTCTCGTCGACTATGATCACTTACTGAAGGATGATCCCGATTGGAAAGATCGTGCGGTTCAATTTAAAAATAAAATCAAAGACATCTCCTCCATTCTTGTAGAATTAGAGTTTCATAAAAAGAAATTGAACGTTTCCCCTCAACGAATCACGTATCAGGATTCATGTCACTTGCGAAACGTTCAGCGGACATTTGTGGAACCAAGACTTCTCCTGCAATCAGTGGAAGGTGCTGATTACGTTGAGATGAAACAAGCCGATCACTGTTGTGGTTCAGCCGGGATCTACAACATCGTCGAATCCGAAATGTCCATGAAGATCCTCGATCACAAAATGGACAACGTCGAACAAACCCAGGCAACCACCATCATCACATCAAACCCGGGCTGCCTCCTCCAAATGAAACTCGGCATCGAACGAGAAGGCCTATCCAATAAAATGCGAGCAATCCACATCGTAGACTTTTTATTGGAAGCAATTCAGTGA
- the glcD gene encoding glycolate oxidase subunit GlcD — MITPEIKKRFIEIVGEENYRDTPAEKLVYSYDATPNYQSMPDAVIVPRSTGEVSEVVKVCNEHRIPIVPRGSGTNLCAGTCPTEGGLVLLFTHMNKILEVDEENLTVTVQPGVVTLDLIHTVEAKGLFYPPDPSSMKISTIGGNINENSGGLRGLKYGVTRDYVLALEAVLPNGDIIRTGGKLAKDVAGYDLTRLFVGSEGTLCVITEATLKLVPMPETKQTMLALYQDIEAAAQSVSSIIANRIIPTTLEFLDQPTLEVVEDFAKIGLPTDVKAVLLIEQDGPPEVVARDMNRMEEVCLQNNAVSVQLAKTEIEADALRTARRSALSALARLKPTTILEDATVPRSEIAKMVKAINDISDRYELKICTFGHAGDGNLHPTVATDARDHDEMERVEAAFEEIFAHAIELGGTITGEHGVGMMKAPYLEWKLGPEGIAAMKMIKQSFDPTNIMNPNKVFAKESRKRVVISR, encoded by the coding sequence ATGATCACTCCAGAAATAAAAAAACGTTTCATCGAAATCGTCGGCGAAGAAAATTACCGGGATACACCCGCAGAAAAGCTTGTCTATTCCTATGATGCAACTCCTAATTACCAATCCATGCCTGACGCGGTCATCGTCCCCCGTTCGACAGGGGAAGTATCAGAAGTCGTAAAAGTCTGCAATGAGCACCGTATTCCCATCGTCCCTAGAGGGTCCGGAACGAATCTCTGCGCAGGTACCTGCCCTACAGAAGGCGGACTTGTACTCTTATTCACCCATATGAACAAGATCCTGGAAGTCGATGAAGAGAATTTAACAGTGACGGTCCAGCCGGGTGTTGTGACCCTGGATCTCATTCATACAGTAGAAGCAAAGGGTCTTTTCTATCCTCCTGACCCAAGCTCCATGAAAATCTCAACGATCGGTGGGAACATCAATGAGAACTCCGGTGGTTTGAGAGGGCTGAAATATGGCGTAACCCGCGATTATGTGCTGGCATTGGAAGCCGTCCTCCCCAATGGAGACATCATCCGTACCGGGGGGAAACTTGCGAAAGACGTAGCCGGCTATGATTTGACCCGCCTTTTTGTCGGATCTGAAGGAACACTTTGCGTCATCACAGAAGCGACATTAAAGTTGGTTCCCATGCCCGAAACGAAGCAGACGATGCTGGCCCTTTATCAGGATATCGAAGCAGCTGCCCAAAGCGTTTCCAGCATTATCGCCAATCGTATCATTCCGACTACCCTTGAATTTTTAGATCAGCCTACACTTGAGGTGGTCGAGGATTTCGCCAAAATCGGCTTGCCAACCGATGTAAAAGCGGTGCTCTTGATCGAACAGGACGGTCCTCCGGAAGTGGTTGCACGTGATATGAACCGAATGGAGGAAGTTTGTTTGCAGAACAACGCTGTATCTGTTCAATTAGCCAAAACGGAGATAGAAGCAGATGCCCTTCGTACCGCCCGCCGTTCTGCCCTATCGGCACTGGCACGTCTTAAACCGACGACGATATTAGAGGACGCGACGGTTCCCCGCTCGGAAATCGCCAAGATGGTGAAAGCGATCAATGATATTTCCGATCGCTATGAGTTGAAGATTTGTACCTTTGGCCATGCCGGGGACGGAAATCTTCACCCGACGGTTGCGACTGATGCCCGGGACCATGATGAAATGGAGCGCGTCGAAGCGGCCTTTGAAGAAATCTTTGCTCATGCCATTGAATTGGGTGGAACCATTACCGGAGAACACGGAGTCGGCATGATGAAAGCCCCTTATCTCGAATGGAAACTTGGACCTGAAGGCATTGCAGCCATGAAAATGATCAAGCAATCATTCGATCCAACTAACATAATGAATCCGAATAAAGTATTCGCTAAAGAATCAAGAAAACGTGTGGTGATTTCAAGATGA
- the murQ gene encoding N-acetylmuramic acid 6-phosphate etherase: MDLHKILTETRNPQTLNIDTLSTEKILERINEEDQTVAYAVEKTIPVVSRVVDSIVARLKNGGRLLYVGAGTSGRLGILDASECPPTFSTNPGQVIGIIAGGERAIQFPLEGAEDDEEGGRNEIAIREVGANDVVVGIAASGRTPYTIGALKEAKSRGAVTASVVCSPQSPMCDVADHSIVAEVGPEVVTGSTRMKAGTAQKLILNMLTTASMIKLGKVYSNLMVDVMPSNAKLKVRARNIIMEAADVSEQEATEALETFGSVKPAILSLLTGLEEKEVYDLLTLHNGHLRSAMKAAIK, encoded by the coding sequence ATGGACCTTCATAAGATCCTGACTGAAACGAGAAATCCTCAAACATTAAACATAGATACATTGAGCACGGAGAAGATTTTAGAAAGAATCAACGAAGAAGATCAAACCGTTGCATACGCCGTGGAAAAAACCATCCCAGTAGTATCACGTGTGGTCGATTCCATCGTAGCGAGGTTGAAAAATGGCGGCCGTCTTCTTTATGTAGGTGCAGGCACAAGCGGACGCCTGGGCATCCTAGACGCATCGGAATGCCCGCCTACCTTTAGCACAAATCCCGGCCAGGTGATCGGAATCATCGCGGGTGGTGAAAGAGCCATCCAGTTTCCCTTAGAAGGCGCCGAGGATGATGAAGAGGGCGGCCGCAACGAAATCGCGATTCGTGAAGTTGGCGCAAATGATGTCGTGGTTGGTATCGCCGCAAGCGGACGGACGCCTTATACGATCGGAGCTTTAAAGGAAGCAAAATCAAGAGGGGCTGTAACCGCGTCTGTTGTGTGCTCACCTCAATCCCCGATGTGTGATGTAGCCGACCACTCGATCGTCGCAGAAGTCGGTCCGGAAGTCGTCACAGGATCGACGCGCATGAAAGCCGGAACAGCCCAAAAATTGATTTTGAATATGCTCACTACCGCATCCATGATCAAACTGGGCAAGGTATACAGCAACTTAATGGTCGACGTGATGCCTTCAAACGCAAAACTGAAAGTCAGAGCGCGAAACATCATCATGGAAGCAGCGGACGTCTCCGAACAGGAAGCAACCGAAGCCCTTGAAACATTCGGCAGCGTCAAACCTGCCATCCTATCGCTTCTGACAGGCCTCGAAGAAAAAGAAGTCTACGACCTTCTCACACTTCACAACGGCCACCTGCGATCAGCCATGAAAGCAGCAATTAAATAA
- the anmK gene encoding anhydro-N-acetylmuramic acid kinase AnmK, producing MSKRLAVGLMSGTSVDGVDAALVSIEGSGTDTKVELVHYSTAPFPPHVKKKIYDVMSVTESSTPLLSSLHFELGDVYADAVLKVCSEAGVSLEALDFIGSHGQTVYHQPFHTENSVPSTLQIGEPSVIAYRTNTRVVSNFRSMDMAAGGEGAPLVPYTEYLLYRKIDKGRLLQNIGGIGNVTVLPKDCTLQEVFAFDTGPGNMVIDGLCERLFGLSFDEDGAIAAKGTVQKDVAQKWMEWEKDFFLKDPPKSTGRELFGDVFVNRILEEFGDLSKEDLIATATYFTALTISDAYEKFVLPKHPINEVIIGGGGSYNGSLLCMMRELLPQLDIQIQEDIGYSSDAKEAIAFALLANETLHGNPGNVPGATGAGKPVILGSITPRPVFTN from the coding sequence ATGAGTAAGCGTTTAGCTGTCGGGTTAATGTCCGGTACATCTGTGGATGGGGTGGATGCTGCCCTTGTTTCAATTGAAGGCAGCGGCACGGATACAAAGGTGGAGCTCGTTCATTATTCGACGGCTCCATTCCCTCCACACGTAAAAAAGAAAATCTACGACGTGATGAGTGTCACAGAATCGTCCACCCCCCTCCTTTCCAGCTTGCATTTTGAGCTTGGAGACGTTTATGCCGATGCTGTGTTGAAGGTGTGTTCAGAGGCTGGCGTTTCATTAGAGGCTTTAGACTTTATCGGATCACATGGGCAAACGGTCTATCACCAGCCCTTCCATACCGAAAATTCGGTTCCTTCCACTCTTCAAATCGGGGAGCCGAGCGTGATTGCGTATCGTACAAATACTAGAGTCGTCTCCAATTTCCGCTCCATGGATATGGCGGCCGGCGGTGAAGGGGCCCCACTTGTACCTTATACTGAATACCTTCTTTACCGGAAAATAGACAAAGGAAGACTGCTTCAGAATATCGGCGGCATCGGAAATGTGACTGTACTTCCTAAAGATTGCACTCTTCAAGAAGTATTCGCATTTGATACCGGTCCTGGAAATATGGTCATAGATGGATTATGCGAGCGACTATTCGGCCTCTCTTTTGATGAGGATGGAGCGATTGCTGCGAAAGGGACGGTCCAGAAAGACGTCGCACAGAAATGGATGGAATGGGAGAAGGATTTCTTCCTTAAAGACCCTCCAAAGTCAACGGGTCGCGAGCTGTTTGGAGATGTATTCGTGAATCGCATCCTCGAAGAGTTTGGTGATCTTTCGAAAGAAGACTTGATTGCGACAGCAACCTACTTCACAGCTCTGACGATTTCGGATGCCTATGAAAAATTCGTTCTTCCAAAACACCCTATTAACGAAGTCATCATTGGCGGCGGCGGAAGCTACAATGGGTCACTTCTCTGTATGATGAGGGAGCTTCTTCCCCAGTTAGACATTCAGATCCAGGAAGATATCGGCTATTCTTCCGATGCCAAGGAAGCAATCGCCTTTGCCCTCCTGGCGAACGAAACGCTTCACGGAAATCCGGGCAACGTCCCAGGAGCAACCGGAGCAGGTAAACCCGTCATACTGGGGTCCATCACTCCCCGTCCCGTATTCACAAATTGA
- a CDS encoding BadF/BadG/BcrA/BcrD ATPase family protein, which produces MTRVIGIDAGGTKIQGLVLDSEKNILFQSLSGHGNPTVSFEEALTNLSSVIQQCLDHTSSEEVSHIVIGMAGAESGNLAHRIKKELQRMTSLPIIVLNDATLAYFSLIGNQNGVMTIAGTGSICYGRNGKQEGTTGGWGHLLGDEGSAYHIAMEACKQVSMEMDSGKPLSPFSRAILNEIGASDGKGLKGFIYSSAKGEIAKLAKAVHKQAEAGNEEAFLLLKIAGEQLARQTIALLEKLQISSKPVIALKGSVLEHNVVVQSIFKESISERFPDASYIVDSTSPATGAVNVTEAIREGRMSYE; this is translated from the coding sequence ATGACTAGAGTGATAGGAATCGATGCAGGCGGGACGAAAATACAAGGACTCGTTCTTGATTCAGAGAAGAACATCCTGTTTCAAAGTTTATCCGGACACGGCAATCCAACGGTTTCCTTTGAAGAGGCACTGACCAACCTCTCATCCGTGATTCAACAATGCTTGGACCACACTTCTTCTGAAGAGGTGTCCCATATTGTAATCGGAATGGCAGGTGCCGAGTCCGGTAATCTGGCTCATCGAATCAAGAAGGAGTTACAAAGGATGACTTCCCTGCCTATTATCGTATTGAATGATGCCACCCTCGCCTATTTCAGTTTAATCGGAAATCAGAACGGGGTGATGACCATTGCGGGAACCGGTTCGATTTGTTATGGACGAAACGGGAAACAGGAAGGAACCACCGGCGGATGGGGACATCTTCTTGGTGACGAAGGCAGTGCGTATCATATAGCCATGGAAGCCTGTAAACAGGTTTCCATGGAGATGGATTCCGGTAAACCACTTTCCCCTTTCTCCCGTGCCATTTTAAACGAAATCGGAGCGAGTGATGGGAAAGGGTTAAAAGGGTTTATCTATTCTTCTGCCAAAGGTGAAATTGCCAAGCTGGCGAAGGCGGTTCACAAGCAAGCTGAGGCTGGTAATGAAGAGGCCTTTCTTTTACTTAAGATAGCCGGGGAGCAGCTTGCTCGACAGACGATTGCCTTATTGGAGAAACTGCAGATCTCTTCGAAACCGGTTATCGCCTTAAAAGGAAGTGTCCTTGAACATAATGTGGTGGTGCAATCCATTTTTAAAGAAAGTATTTCAGAGCGATTTCCAGACGCTTCCTATATCGTCGATTCAACCTCCCCTGCCACCGGGGCAGTCAATGTGACAGAAGCCATCAGGGAAGGAAGGATGTCATATGAGTAA
- a CDS encoding MupG family TIM beta-alpha barrel fold protein, translated as MSKRLGVSIYPNHSTTEKDKEYLALAASYGFKRVFTCLLSVEGDKDGIISNFKETIKFAREKNMEVIADISPRIFKELNISYDDLSFFADLGAHGIRLDLGYTGHEESMMSYNPYDLKIELNMSNATKYIDNIMTYQPNKDQLLGCHNFYPHRYSGLSYPFFIECSKKFKDFGMRTAAFVSSSDATFGPWPVTEGLPTLEMHRNLPIDVQAKHLFATGLIDDVIISNAYASEREMQLLSELNTSKLTFTVETHETTTDLEKTIIFEEPHFYRGDVSDYLIRSTQSRVKYRGREFAPHNTVDIKRGDIVIENDLYAQYAGELQIALQDMENSGKTNVVGRIREEEIFLLDYLKPWGKFAFQTK; from the coding sequence ATGAGTAAAAGACTCGGAGTTTCAATTTACCCAAACCATTCAACTACTGAAAAGGATAAAGAATATCTGGCTCTGGCTGCGTCTTACGGTTTTAAGCGAGTGTTCACCTGCTTACTATCAGTAGAAGGTGACAAAGATGGAATCATCTCGAACTTTAAAGAAACGATTAAGTTTGCACGTGAAAAAAATATGGAAGTCATCGCTGACATCAGTCCCCGTATTTTCAAAGAACTGAACATCTCGTATGATGATTTATCCTTTTTTGCCGATCTCGGGGCTCACGGTATCCGCCTAGATCTCGGGTATACAGGGCATGAAGAATCGATGATGTCGTACAACCCTTATGATTTGAAAATTGAACTCAACATGAGTAATGCAACGAAATACATCGATAACATCATGACGTATCAACCGAATAAGGATCAATTGCTTGGATGTCATAACTTCTATCCGCACCGCTACTCCGGTTTATCCTATCCATTCTTTATTGAATGCAGTAAAAAGTTTAAAGACTTCGGGATGAGAACGGCTGCGTTTGTCTCTTCTTCCGATGCAACATTCGGTCCTTGGCCGGTCACGGAAGGATTGCCTACATTAGAAATGCACAGGAACCTTCCGATCGATGTCCAGGCGAAGCATCTTTTTGCAACAGGGTTAATTGATGACGTCATTATCAGTAACGCTTATGCATCAGAACGTGAAATGCAGCTGCTTAGTGAACTGAACACATCGAAGCTGACCTTTACAGTCGAAACCCATGAGACGACCACTGACTTAGAAAAGACGATTATCTTTGAAGAACCGCATTTCTATCGTGGTGACGTATCTGACTACTTGATCCGCTCGACTCAAAGCCGCGTGAAATATCGTGGAAGAGAATTCGCTCCCCATAATACGGTAGACATCAAACGCGGAGACATTGTTATTGAAAACGACCTATATGCCCAGTATGCAGGAGAACTTCAAATCGCGCTTCAAGATATGGAGAACTCAGGCAAAACCAATGTGGTGGGGCGTATCCGCGAAGAAGAGATCTTCTTATTGGATTACCTGAAGCCTTGGGGTAAATTTGCTTTTCAAACCAAGTAA